The following proteins are co-located in the Rubidibacter lacunae KORDI 51-2 genome:
- the groES gene encoding co-chaperone GroES, giving the protein MAVSLSVSTVQPLGDRVFVKVSPSEEKTAGGIVLPDTAQEKPQVGEIVAVGPGKRNDDGSRATLDVKVGDKVLYSKYAGTDIRLASEEYVLLSEKDILASVQ; this is encoded by the coding sequence ATGGCAGTTTCCCTGAGCGTGTCTACCGTGCAACCGCTGGGCGATCGCGTCTTCGTCAAGGTCAGCCCGTCCGAAGAGAAAACGGCCGGCGGCATCGTCCTGCCGGACACCGCACAAGAAAAGCCACAGGTGGGCGAGATCGTGGCTGTGGGCCCGGGTAAGCGCAACGATGATGGCAGCCGCGCCACCCTCGACGTGAAAGTCGGCGACAAGGTGCTGTATTCCAAGTACGCCGGTACTGACATCCGTCTGGCCAGCGAAGAATACGTGCTGCTGTCCGAGAAGGACATCCTCGCATCCGTTCAGTAA